One Helicobacter sp. 'house sparrow 1' DNA window includes the following coding sequences:
- a CDS encoding TerB family tellurite resistance protein → MDFLILLLAGIVVYYLYNVLQDYLKNPLNQEEYLKGRAGSIKDEIPQDEIKQDPYENIEVKSEETKEVVKQGFGNTELGVMLEILKRMPNKEKISVAFDIVIKNLINQYFFVYPNLEKDKQEALNFFNETISNRELKELVAEFFQYSYAEYKKRLRFVDFLLMIAYLDGEFEDKEREYIKSIVSGLELKKEDVDLLYELYENAFKAEISNQNEELGSDTIEESVVKNQINIFDPRNSSKNLTKSAIEISKSIKILS, encoded by the coding sequence ATGGATTTTTTGATTTTACTTTTGGCAGGGATTGTTGTTTATTATCTTTATAATGTGTTACAGGATTATTTAAAGAATCCTTTAAATCAAGAAGAGTATTTAAAGGGTAGAGCTGGTAGTATTAAAGATGAGATACCTCAAGATGAGATCAAGCAAGATCCTTATGAAAATATTGAAGTGAAGAGTGAAGAAACAAAAGAGGTTGTAAAACAAGGTTTTGGCAATACAGAGTTGGGTGTGATGCTAGAGATTTTAAAAAGAATGCCAAATAAAGAAAAGATTAGCGTGGCTTTTGATATTGTGATAAAGAATCTTATAAATCAGTATTTTTTTGTATATCCTAACCTAGAAAAAGATAAGCAAGAGGCTTTAAATTTTTTTAATGAAACGATTTCAAATAGAGAACTCAAGGAATTGGTAGCGGAATTTTTTCAATATAGCTATGCAGAGTATAAGAAAAGATTAAGGTTTGTTGATTTCTTATTGATGATAGCATATTTAGATGGTGAGTTTGAAGATAAGGAAAGAGAATATATTAAGAGTATTGTTTCAGGTCTTGAGCTTAAAAAGGAAGATGTGGATTTATTGTATGAGCTTTATGAAAATGCCTTTAAAGCAGAAATAAGTAATCAAAATGAAGAATTGGGATCTGATACAATTGAAGAGAGTGTAGTAAAAAATCAAATTAATATTTTTGATCCTAGAAATAGTTCTAAGAATTTAACAAAATCAGCCATAGAAATAAGTAAGAGCATTAAGATATTATCTTAA
- the pgeF gene encoding peptidoglycan editing factor PgeF, protein MVTNQKIFFYSSSNSPIFKHSKIDFIITSKNYGFSTHDFSSLNLGYHTGDAYINVSKNRNKICKLFYPKKPLLWLNQIHSDLIITHIKPGTSLYQTGDSLICKSKKIKAMIMVADCVPVCIFDSKNNVFALIHAGRLGLFQKIISKTIIEMSKIFSTKSKDLLAYIGPCIHPCCYEVDAKILLQTKQLFKNDFENFVIEHNQKFFLNLPAMAKFQLTDFGISGSNIEISPTCTFEEENLFSYRRNNKTGRFALIASLK, encoded by the coding sequence ATGGTAACAAATCAAAAAATATTTTTCTATTCTAGTTCTAATAGTCCTATTTTTAAACATTCTAAGATTGATTTCATAATTACTTCAAAAAATTATGGCTTTAGTACCCATGATTTTTCAAGCCTAAATTTGGGCTACCATACTGGTGATGCATATATCAATGTTTCAAAAAATCGGAACAAGATTTGCAAGCTTTTTTACCCAAAAAAGCCTCTTTTGTGGCTAAACCAAATTCATAGCGATCTTATCATCACCCATATAAAGCCTGGAACATCACTCTATCAAACAGGAGATAGCCTTATTTGCAAAAGTAAGAAAATCAAAGCAATGATAATGGTGGCAGACTGTGTTCCTGTTTGTATTTTTGACTCTAAAAATAATGTTTTTGCATTAATCCATGCCGGCAGATTGGGTCTTTTTCAAAAAATTATCTCAAAAACTATCATAGAAATGTCAAAAATTTTTTCTACCAAAAGCAAAGATTTACTTGCTTATATAGGGCCTTGTATTCATCCATGCTGCTATGAAGTGGATGCAAAAATTTTACTTCAAACAAAACAGTTATTTAAAAATGACTTTGAAAACTTTGTAATAGAGCATAATCAGAAGTTTTTTTTAAACTTACCTGCCATGGCAAAGTTTCAACTCACAGATTTTGGCATTTCTGGTTCTAATATTGAAATTTCTCCCACCTGCACATTTGAAGAGGAGAATCTTTTTTCTTACAGGAGAAATAATAAAACAGGCAGATTTGCATTAATAGCAAGTTTGAAGTGA
- the hypB gene encoding hydrogenase nickel incorporation protein HypB, which yields MRSKILENNPNLSAKSIQIVKKILSKNDLKANELRKKYQDDGLYCINFMSSPGSGKTTLLENLAGFEDFRFAVIEGDLQTNRDADRLQKKGVFAEQITTGEACHLEASMVETTYDLMKSKGQLKDIDYLIIENVGNLVCPASYDLGAALNIVLLSVPEGDDKVLKYPTMFLCADAVIISKADMIDYFGFRTSQVQEDMQKLKPEVPIFLTSSKDKESLEKLKDFIIQKNKDKYFSQHSF from the coding sequence ATGCGTTCTAAGATACTTGAAAACAACCCTAATCTCAGTGCAAAAAGCATCCAAATTGTAAAGAAGATTCTAAGCAAAAATGATCTTAAAGCAAATGAATTGCGCAAGAAATATCAAGATGATGGTCTTTATTGCATCAATTTTATGAGCTCTCCAGGTAGTGGTAAAACCACTTTATTAGAGAATCTAGCCGGTTTTGAAGATTTTAGGTTTGCTGTAATTGAAGGAGATTTACAGACTAATAGAGATGCAGATCGATTACAAAAAAAAGGAGTTTTTGCAGAACAAATTACAACAGGAGAAGCCTGTCATCTTGAGGCAAGTATGGTAGAAACTACTTATGATTTAATGAAGAGCAAAGGACAGCTCAAAGATATTGATTATTTAATTATTGAAAATGTTGGGAATCTTGTATGTCCCGCAAGTTATGATTTGGGTGCTGCCTTAAATATCGTATTACTTTCAGTTCCAGAGGGTGATGATAAAGTATTAAAATACCCAACAATGTTTTTGTGCGCTGATGCAGTCATTATTAGCAAAGCTGACATGATTGATTATTTTGGCTTTAGGACTTCTCAAGTTCAAGAGGATATGCAAAAGCTAAAGCCAGAAGTTCCTATATTTCTCACAAGCTCAAAAGATAAAGAAAGTTTGGAAAAACTAAAAGATTTTATAATTCAAAAGAATAAAGACAAATACTTTTCACAACATTCTTTTTAA
- the hypD gene encoding hydrogenase formation protein HypD, translating into MNENFLTDAFRDKDIILALAKKIQQEAQDLKEKLYVMEVCGGHTHTLMKYGLTSLLPPSIQCVHGPGCPVCIMPKNRINQAYEIAMLPDTILLTLGDMLKVPGSNGSLQNARSKGAQIGFLYSPFQALEVAKKNPSKKVVYFAIGFETTTPMTAALLQRTINEGITNLYFHINHVLVPPPLYAILDSKDNKINALLAPSHVSVISGSKIYEPIFEKYQIPIVVSGFEPVDMMQSLLMIVKQAKNKTPKLEVEYSRVVTRDGNKKAQELTNTFMQTRENFSWRGLGNIPHSALTLKKEFEKYDAEIIFNSYLSKEDIKDNRACRCGDILKGVAKPYDCKVFGKSCTPSNPLGSCMVSSEGACAAYYKYGALR; encoded by the coding sequence ATCAATGAAAATTTTTTAACAGATGCTTTTAGAGATAAGGATATTATTTTAGCTCTTGCAAAAAAGATACAGCAAGAAGCGCAAGATTTAAAAGAAAAGCTTTATGTAATGGAAGTTTGTGGGGGCCATACTCATACACTAATGAAGTATGGACTAACCAGCCTTTTACCTCCATCAATTCAATGTGTTCATGGTCCTGGTTGCCCTGTTTGTATAATGCCAAAGAACAGAATCAACCAAGCCTATGAAATTGCGATGCTACCTGATACAATCTTACTCACCTTAGGAGATATGTTAAAAGTTCCTGGAAGCAATGGTAGCCTTCAAAATGCAAGAAGCAAAGGTGCGCAAATTGGGTTCTTATATTCTCCCTTTCAAGCACTAGAAGTCGCAAAGAAAAATCCCTCCAAAAAAGTTGTATATTTTGCTATAGGATTTGAAACTACAACACCTATGACAGCAGCTCTACTCCAAAGAACGATTAATGAGGGTATCACTAATCTTTATTTTCATATTAATCATGTTCTTGTTCCACCTCCTCTTTATGCAATTTTAGATTCAAAAGACAATAAGATAAATGCTTTACTTGCGCCATCTCATGTTAGCGTGATTTCAGGTTCAAAAATCTATGAACCCATCTTTGAAAAATATCAAATCCCAATTGTAGTAAGTGGTTTTGAACCTGTGGATATGATGCAAAGCCTTTTAATGATTGTAAAACAAGCAAAAAATAAAACTCCTAAGCTTGAGGTGGAGTATTCTAGAGTTGTTACTAGAGATGGAAATAAAAAAGCACAAGAACTTACTAATACCTTTATGCAAACAAGGGAAAATTTTAGTTGGAGAGGACTGGGGAATATTCCCCATTCTGCACTTACCCTCAAAAAAGAATTTGAAAAATACGATGCAGAAATTATTTTTAATTCTTATTTAAGCAAGGAAGATATCAAAGATAATCGTGCCTGCAGATGTGGGGATATTCTCAAAGGAGTGGCTAAGCCTTATGATTGCAAGGTTTTTGGAAAATCTTGCACACCAAGCAATCCTCTTGGAAGCTGTATGGTAAGTAGTGAAGGTGCTTGTGCGGCTTATTATAAATATGGGGCATTAAGATAA
- the napG gene encoding ferredoxin-type protein NapG, protein MNLGRRKALQSIFQTMGLVTIGGLVWSAYVSEAKSNPLSLYPPGARDNFASTCIKCGLCVEACPYYTLKLSTKGNKGLPIFEPRDVPCFMCEDIPCANACPTEALDLNLLTSDGRLDIAKSRMGVAVVDTHNCIAYLGIQCDACYRACPLIDKAIYLEYKSNERTGKHSMILPMVANDVCTGCGKCEKACVTEVASIKVLPRELVLGKMGTNYIKNWEEEDEKRLESAIIKPKIDSKKQTLDYLNGDF, encoded by the coding sequence ATGAATTTAGGGCGTAGAAAGGCTTTGCAATCCATTTTTCAAACAATGGGACTTGTAACAATAGGAGGGTTGGTTTGGAGCGCATATGTTTCTGAAGCTAAAAGCAATCCTCTTTCTCTCTATCCTCCTGGAGCTAGAGATAATTTTGCAAGTACTTGTATTAAATGTGGTCTTTGTGTTGAAGCCTGTCCTTATTACACCTTGAAATTATCTACAAAAGGCAATAAAGGATTGCCAATTTTTGAACCAAGAGATGTGCCTTGTTTTATGTGTGAGGATATACCTTGCGCAAATGCTTGCCCTACAGAAGCTTTGGACTTAAACCTCTTAACATCAGATGGGAGGCTTGATATTGCAAAATCAAGAATGGGAGTTGCTGTTGTAGATACTCATAATTGTATTGCTTACTTGGGAATTCAATGTGATGCCTGCTATAGAGCTTGTCCTCTGATAGATAAGGCTATTTATTTAGAATATAAATCCAATGAAAGAACAGGGAAGCATTCAATGATCTTACCAATGGTTGCAAATGATGTTTGTACTGGATGTGGAAAATGCGAGAAAGCCTGTGTAACAGAGGTTGCTTCTATTAAGGTTTTACCAAGAGAGTTAGTCTTAGGCAAAATGGGGACAAACTATATTAAAAACTGGGAAGAAGAAGATGAAAAAAGGCTAGAGTCTGCAATTATTAAACCAAAGATTGATTCTAAGAAACAGACTTTAGATTATTTAAATGGGGATTTTTAA
- a CDS encoding WD40 repeat domain-containing protein → MLRILVFIFNLFIFGKALILTPQNIIDNQSEITSMQIHNHILYVSSINGKLNLYNLNSLKFQKSIIIPSHKDILDKIQVPKVTSTSTNNLNQTLITATNQYGSSNLFLNDKDLSLILENLEIIKTIWISDTQAIIALLSNEILLLDIPTKKIIYKSQISQSSLSDIVFSQDLNLLFSTGESGIIYAINPQDGTILYKINNIHKDKIFQLALAKQTLISGGEDRKVSIFNLQNPTMPHILKSSFLVYAVGINSNATHIAYMEDEVGNISLFSLQNHKVIASLRGMKGIINTILFYKDYMIVSCDESKIYFFNLKGVI, encoded by the coding sequence ATGTTAAGAATCTTAGTCTTTATTTTCAATCTCTTTATTTTTGGTAAAGCTCTAATACTAACTCCACAAAATATTATTGATAATCAAAGCGAAATTACTTCTATGCAAATCCATAATCATATACTTTATGTTTCATCCATCAATGGAAAACTAAATTTATATAATTTAAACTCCTTAAAATTTCAAAAAAGCATCATAATCCCTTCACACAAAGATATCTTAGATAAAATACAAGTTCCAAAAGTTACCAGTACCTCTACAAACAATTTAAATCAAACCCTTATTACTGCAACAAATCAATATGGCTCAAGCAATCTTTTTTTAAATGATAAAGATTTGTCTCTTATTTTAGAAAATTTAGAAATTATAAAAACAATTTGGATTAGTGATACCCAAGCAATTATTGCCCTTTTAAGCAACGAAATTTTGCTACTTGATATACCTACTAAAAAAATTATCTATAAGTCTCAAATCTCTCAATCAAGCCTTAGTGATATTGTATTTAGCCAAGATTTAAACCTTTTATTTAGCACAGGAGAATCTGGAATCATCTATGCAATCAATCCTCAAGATGGAACTATTTTGTATAAAATTAACAATATCCATAAAGATAAAATTTTTCAACTTGCACTTGCAAAACAAACCTTAATCAGCGGGGGAGAAGATAGAAAAGTTAGTATTTTTAATTTGCAAAATCCCACTATGCCTCATATTTTAAAATCTAGCTTTCTAGTCTATGCTGTAGGTATCAATTCAAATGCAACCCATATTGCTTACATGGAAGATGAGGTTGGTAATATCTCTTTGTTTTCACTTCAAAATCATAAAGTTATTGCCTCATTAAGAGGAATGAAAGGTATTATCAATACAATACTTTTTTATAAAGATTATATGATTGTAAGTTGTGATGAAAGTAAAATTTATTTTTTTAATCTTAAAGGAGTAATTTGA
- a CDS encoding 4Fe-4S binding protein — translation MSQQKKVSSKEETNLSRRRLFGLKTPKEEVRIIADIDPISCLAYHKTICYSCRDICREYIHFNGLFFPEISQDCIGCEKCLSVCPSNAIFLKEIKC, via the coding sequence ATGTCTCAACAAAAAAAAGTCTCCTCAAAAGAGGAGACAAACCTCTCTCGTCGTAGGTTATTTGGACTAAAAACTCCTAAAGAAGAGGTAAGAATTATTGCAGATATCGACCCTATTTCCTGTTTAGCTTATCATAAGACTATTTGCTATTCTTGTAGAGATATTTGTAGAGAATATATTCATTTTAATGGTTTATTTTTTCCAGAGATCTCTCAAGATTGCATAGGCTGTGAAAAATGTCTTAGTGTATGTCCTAGCAATGCTATTTTCCTCAAAGAAATAAAATGTTAA
- the napA gene encoding nitrate reductase catalytic subunit NapA, whose amino-acid sequence MQTQTSRRDFIKSVAVVSAASAVGVSVPNQLLAKSKETQKDWKWDKSVCRFCGTGCGIMVATKDGSIVAVKGDPEAPVNRGINCIKGYFCAKIMYGEDRLTQPLLRVNSKGEFDKKGKFVPVSWKRAFDEMEKQFRKTYDAMGPSGIALMSSGQYTIPEGYAAVKLMKAGFRSNNIDPNARHCMASAVVGFMQTFGVDEPAGCYDDIELTETVVTWGANMAEMHPILWSRVTDRKLTNPQRVKIINLSTYTNRTSDIADIEIIFKPHTDLAIWNFIAREIVYNRPESIDQDFVKNYCVFSTGFVNIGYGMRNDPNHKDFSPKERDTVAKQVSKKLSNEEGVTLQYLGLKAGDELKMDNANKADVHWEIGFEDFKKALEPYTLDFVAQLAKGDETESLESFKEKLQQLANYYIEKDRKVVSFWTMGFNQHQRGSWVNEQSYMVHMLLGKQAKPGSGAFSLTGQPSACGTAREVGTFAHRLPADMVVANPKHREIAEKIWKLPNGTLNSKVGYAYLDIMRALEDDKVKWLWVAVNNPWQNTANANHWIKAAREKDNFIVVSDCYPGITAKIADLILPSSMIYEKWGAYGNAERRTQHWKQQVVPQGDSMSDSWQILEFSKRFTLKDVWGKNYPDLDLKSVLEEAKKMGYQENSTLFDVLFANKDAQKFTIKEPLLKDGALNTEVFGDSRKVKGSDDKVFMGYQFFIQKYLWEEYRLFGMGHGHDLAEFDVYHKVRGLRWPVVDGKETQWRFNAKYDPYARKYGKGKDFAFYGHKDASLMQGDLLKPNEDKKPITNRAKIFFRPYMDPCEMPDKEYPMWLATGRVLEHWHSGTMTMRVPELYRAVPEALCYMNEDDAKSKDLKQGETVWIESRRGKVKARVEINGRNRPPKGLVYVPWFDENVYINKVCLDSTCPLSKQTDFKKCAVKVYKA is encoded by the coding sequence ATGCAAACCCAAACAAGTCGTCGTGATTTTATTAAAAGCGTGGCTGTAGTGTCTGCAGCATCAGCTGTAGGTGTTAGTGTCCCAAATCAACTTTTAGCTAAATCAAAAGAAACTCAAAAAGATTGGAAATGGGATAAAAGCGTCTGTAGATTCTGTGGAACTGGTTGTGGAATTATGGTAGCCACAAAAGATGGTTCTATAGTTGCAGTAAAAGGAGATCCTGAGGCACCTGTTAATAGAGGTATTAACTGCATTAAAGGGTATTTCTGTGCAAAAATTATGTATGGAGAGGATCGCTTAACCCAACCACTACTTAGGGTAAATTCTAAGGGAGAGTTTGATAAAAAAGGAAAGTTTGTTCCTGTAAGCTGGAAAAGAGCTTTTGATGAAATGGAAAAACAATTTAGAAAAACCTATGATGCGATGGGGCCTAGTGGAATTGCACTGATGTCAAGTGGTCAATACACAATTCCTGAGGGGTATGCAGCGGTTAAATTAATGAAAGCAGGCTTTAGATCCAATAACATTGATCCAAATGCGCGCCATTGTATGGCAAGTGCTGTTGTTGGTTTTATGCAAACTTTTGGAGTTGATGAGCCTGCAGGTTGTTATGATGATATTGAGCTTACAGAAACGGTTGTAACCTGGGGTGCCAATATGGCAGAAATGCATCCAATCCTTTGGAGTCGTGTCACAGATAGAAAACTTACAAATCCCCAAAGAGTAAAAATTATCAATCTTTCTACTTACACTAATAGAACATCTGATATTGCTGACATTGAAATTATTTTTAAACCTCATACAGATCTAGCAATCTGGAACTTTATTGCAAGAGAAATTGTTTATAACAGACCTGAAAGCATTGATCAAGACTTTGTTAAAAACTACTGTGTATTTAGTACGGGATTTGTCAATATTGGTTATGGTATGAGAAATGATCCAAACCATAAAGATTTTTCACCAAAAGAGAGAGATACTGTTGCAAAGCAAGTTAGTAAAAAGTTAAGCAATGAGGAAGGAGTAACTCTTCAATATCTTGGTTTAAAAGCTGGTGATGAACTTAAAATGGATAATGCAAATAAAGCTGATGTTCATTGGGAAATTGGCTTTGAAGATTTTAAGAAGGCTCTTGAACCCTACACTCTTGATTTTGTTGCTCAACTTGCCAAGGGTGATGAGACAGAAAGTTTAGAATCTTTTAAAGAAAAACTCCAACAACTTGCAAACTATTACATTGAAAAAGATAGAAAGGTGGTGAGCTTTTGGACGATGGGATTTAATCAACACCAAAGAGGAAGTTGGGTAAATGAACAAAGCTACATGGTGCATATGTTGCTTGGAAAACAAGCAAAACCCGGTAGTGGGGCCTTCTCTCTTACAGGACAACCAAGTGCTTGTGGAACTGCAAGAGAAGTAGGAACATTTGCACATAGACTCCCTGCTGATATGGTGGTAGCAAACCCTAAACATAGAGAGATTGCAGAAAAAATTTGGAAACTTCCAAATGGAACCCTAAATTCTAAAGTTGGTTATGCTTATCTAGACATAATGAGAGCACTTGAAGATGATAAAGTTAAGTGGCTTTGGGTTGCGGTAAATAATCCTTGGCAAAATACTGCAAATGCAAATCATTGGATCAAAGCTGCTAGAGAAAAAGATAATTTTATTGTTGTAAGTGATTGTTATCCTGGTATTACAGCAAAGATTGCAGATTTAATTCTCCCATCTTCAATGATCTATGAAAAATGGGGTGCATATGGTAATGCTGAAAGAAGAACTCAACATTGGAAGCAACAGGTAGTACCTCAAGGGGATTCAATGAGTGATTCGTGGCAGATTTTAGAGTTTTCTAAGCGTTTCACACTTAAAGATGTATGGGGTAAAAATTATCCTGATTTGGATCTAAAGAGTGTACTAGAAGAGGCTAAAAAAATGGGTTATCAAGAAAACTCAACTTTATTTGATGTTTTATTTGCAAATAAAGATGCTCAAAAATTCACTATAAAAGAGCCTTTATTAAAAGATGGTGCGCTAAACACTGAGGTATTTGGAGATTCAAGAAAGGTCAAGGGTAGTGATGATAAGGTATTTATGGGATATCAGTTCTTTATCCAAAAATATCTTTGGGAAGAATACCGCTTATTTGGTATGGGTCATGGGCATGATCTTGCAGAGTTTGATGTTTATCACAAAGTAAGAGGGCTAAGATGGCCAGTAGTTGATGGAAAAGAAACTCAATGGAGATTCAATGCAAAATATGATCCATATGCAAGAAAATATGGCAAAGGAAAAGATTTTGCATTTTATGGTCACAAAGATGCAAGCTTAATGCAAGGTGATTTATTAAAACCAAATGAGGATAAAAAGCCAATTACAAATAGAGCAAAAATATTTTTTAGACCCTATATGGACCCTTGTGAAATGCCTGACAAAGAATATCCAATGTGGCTTGCAACAGGTAGGGTTTTAGAACATTGGCATAGTGGAACAATGACAATGAGAGTGCCTGAACTTTATCGTGCGGTTCCTGAAGCACTTTGTTATATGAATGAAGATGATGCAAAGAGCAAAGATCTAAAGCAAGGTGAGACAGTCTGGATTGAATCAAGAAGAGGTAAGGTAAAAGCTCGTGTTGAAATTAATGGTAGAAATAGGCCTCCAAAAGGTCTGGTTTATGTGCCTTGGTTTGATGAAAATGTTTATATCAATAAAGTATGCCTAGATTCTACTTGTCCTTTATCTAAACAAACAGACTTTAAAAAGTGTGCGGTAAAGGTATATAAGGCTTAG
- a CDS encoding HypC/HybG/HupF family hydrogenase formation chaperone: protein MCLAIPSKVISINKDTNTAIIETLGVQREASLDLMQEEVFLNDYVLLHIGYVMSKIDEKDALESIKLYREMIEQMGEEYIDEEYQ, encoded by the coding sequence ATGTGTTTAGCAATTCCATCAAAAGTTATATCAATAAACAAAGATACCAATACTGCAATCATCGAAACACTAGGGGTTCAAAGAGAGGCTAGTTTAGATCTTATGCAAGAGGAAGTTTTTTTAAATGATTATGTACTTTTGCATATTGGTTATGTAATGAGCAAAATTGATGAAAAAGATGCATTAGAATCCATAAAACTTTATCGTGAAATGATTGAACAAATGGGGGAAGAATATATAGATGAAGAATATCAATGA
- the nrfH gene encoding cytochrome c nitrite reductase small subunit has product MGEKKKLLMVATLVAGLIVGIGCFTFFDAKGLSYLSNDSVACNNCHIMNEVYDDYNKSSHKSVAQCSDCHLPHSFVRKWIAKAQSGLGHSFAFTFDKNIPTHLEANENTKKWVQENCVSCHQDYVKNVVNPTLKVLHQDNALRCVSCHQDVGHKRGF; this is encoded by the coding sequence ATGGGAGAGAAAAAGAAACTTTTAATGGTTGCTACTCTCGTTGCAGGCCTTATCGTTGGTATTGGTTGTTTTACATTTTTTGATGCTAAGGGGTTGTCTTATCTAAGCAATGATTCTGTGGCTTGTAATAATTGTCATATTATGAATGAGGTTTATGATGATTATAATAAAAGCTCACATAAGAGTGTTGCACAGTGTTCTGATTGCCATCTGCCTCATTCTTTCGTAAGAAAATGGATTGCAAAAGCTCAAAGTGGTCTTGGCCACTCATTTGCTTTCACTTTTGATAAGAATATTCCTACACATCTTGAAGCCAATGAAAATACAAAAAAATGGGTTCAGGAAAATTGTGTGTCTTGTCATCAAGATTATGTAAAAAATGTAGTCAATCCAACTTTAAAGGTTTTGCATCAAGATAATGCATTGAGGTGTGTGTCTTGTCATCAAGATGTAGGACACAAAAGAGGATTTTAA
- the napH gene encoding quinol dehydrogenase ferredoxin subunit NapH — protein sequence MWLAKNYYLILRRFTQISLLLLFVLANCSLITISNQQHLVIRGDISKFENGERNLAIANPKKDLMPFSILEGNLSGSKVFDLIPLSDPLAFMQIFLAGGAISIDLLIGFLIILLFYGFFLGRGYCAFVCPINLVTDFANFLRRKFHIENIRFLAISRKTKFAVLFLALLLSLLFGVLAWEMISPISMLHRGIIFGMGSGFFGILVVFLFDLFMLKNGFCGHICPLGATYSLIGAKSFLKIEHKVENCTKCMQCVRICPENQVLNIVGKTSGLITGIACIKCGRCIEVCDDNALSFNILNFIQKEKK from the coding sequence ATGTGGTTGGCTAAAAATTATTATCTCATACTAAGAAGATTTACACAAATTTCCTTGTTATTGTTATTTGTGTTAGCTAATTGCTCATTAATTACGATCTCTAATCAACAACATTTAGTGATTCGTGGTGATATTTCTAAATTTGAAAATGGAGAAAGAAACCTTGCAATCGCAAATCCAAAAAAGGACTTGATGCCCTTTAGTATTCTTGAAGGAAATCTAAGTGGCTCAAAAGTTTTTGATCTAATTCCCCTAAGTGATCCTCTTGCCTTTATGCAAATATTTTTGGCAGGTGGAGCCATTAGCATAGATCTTTTAATCGGTTTTCTCATCATCTTACTTTTCTATGGATTTTTCTTAGGTCGTGGTTATTGTGCCTTTGTTTGTCCAATCAATCTGGTTACTGATTTTGCAAATTTTTTAAGAAGAAAGTTCCACATTGAAAATATTAGATTCTTGGCCATCTCTAGAAAAACAAAATTTGCAGTCTTATTCCTTGCACTACTCCTCTCTCTTTTATTTGGGGTTTTAGCTTGGGAGATGATTAGCCCTATCTCAATGCTACATCGAGGCATTATCTTTGGTATGGGAAGTGGTTTTTTTGGTATTTTAGTTGTATTTTTATTTGATTTATTTATGTTAAAGAATGGATTTTGTGGCCATATTTGCCCACTTGGTGCCACCTATAGTTTAATTGGTGCAAAGTCTTTTTTGAAAATTGAGCATAAAGTTGAAAACTGCACAAAGTGTATGCAATGTGTTAGAATCTGTCCTGAAAATCAAGTACTAAATATTGTTGGTAAAACAAGCGGCTTAATCACAGGGATTGCCTGTATTAAATGCGGTAGATGTATCGAAGTTTGTGATGATAATGCGCTAAGTTTTAATATCTTAAATTTTATACAAAAGGAGAAGAAATGA
- a CDS encoding nitrate reductase cytochrome c-type subunit has product MKNKILLSLLMATVFGSSFAVSNGVEDTQIGLRKAPLNDEKDVKLQDFKFGTGSAGESQKIERSYENAPPLIPHDIDGMLPITQQDNSCIGCHAVEVANDIGATPIPKSHYYDLRNKKALTDGISDSRYNCVQCHVPQAQTKPLVKNNFKPDFRDEKEKHQSNLLDVINQGVK; this is encoded by the coding sequence ATGAAAAACAAAATTTTATTAAGTTTATTAATGGCAACAGTTTTTGGAAGTAGTTTTGCGGTGTCTAATGGGGTAGAAGACACTCAAATTGGCTTAAGAAAAGCTCCATTAAATGATGAAAAAGATGTAAAGTTGCAAGACTTTAAATTTGGAACTGGAAGTGCAGGAGAAAGTCAAAAAATTGAAAGATCTTATGAAAATGCTCCTCCACTTATCCCCCATGACATAGATGGTATGTTACCCATCACCCAACAAGACAACTCCTGTATTGGTTGTCATGCTGTTGAAGTTGCAAATGATATAGGTGCTACTCCTATTCCAAAATCACACTACTATGATCTAAGAAATAAAAAGGCTCTAACTGATGGCATTTCTGATTCAAGATACAATTGTGTGCAATGCCATGTTCCTCAAGCACAAACAAAACCTCTTGTTAAAAACAACTTTAAACCTGATTTTAGAGATGAGAAAGAAAAACATCAATCTAATCTACTTGATGTTATCAATCAAGGTGTAAAGTAA